A single window of Plasmodium malariae genome assembly, chromosome: 8 DNA harbors:
- the PIESP1 gene encoding TVN-junction protein 1, putative, producing the protein MKITKVLFCLICTLYLAYVKCNTIKDKLFRNIRNKTKFIILNEPIVHLTFGERLLHSLIFDLELDTNLYTLDEELLNLQNLKHTSIFHLLADTYEQIKGKDVNGASNGASNGASNGAANGAANGAANEAANGAANGAANGAANGASNGAANGAANGVNKGKTIRYIYIGTAYSRIHPQNLELFLRMLDKYIYNESIYKKGNIHVKAILEEYNRQVKEKVEEKQRMNNVLSKNSNGKNNHLNNIEEMLQREKKFFLNNDDNGSDKYIIENDTYKGLLIGYGFNDKNPSVLHNNHLNKDFLFPSLNSGIIIDLVLLKNVYDHFQKSKEKDEHYFSSNIHPDPIFEITKYVDEHFNVQLTHFDNCCLSDESNVHLLDNEMSDFEIYKRDQILHLFKDSKAEVSGTNWTIQGGKQGGDKLSQDTRSNDKQTSNEQSSNEQSSNEQSSNEQSSNEQSSNEQSSNEQSSNEQSSNEQSSNEQCEDAVDVVLGYFNLFYPVSTCVSYSIRSKRESFVDFDKFHMMSIENDLKLKQYMVETEGIEFKSLDEYKMKLNRINNKYDKLLDENENNLSYQNLLIGVKTSINIENDRIPHIKNTYDNKENTKKIFQNFKYDSKLKEEKAGTHVLNMEYLKSAFDSEDVHIDVIYMSDKESSTYDTLLYYNKEITTKDGLCEKLKHMIYYFYEEYIDKNSRKRFFFIADDDTFVNTKNLVDVINLTLNGCIHSRKYMYDKYVKSFEFLKDSEASFLQNFPNNKSLRLYNYIKRNYLETIMLLKKYDYIPIYCKKGSGANTGVTSNSAYDVTPIYLGNRYNYFSSADEGKFHYDYLTGGAGILMNDEAVKRIYSCNNCTCPLNSSYADDIILGEWMKNLNILPINFEGFFQNSPHEYNKIYLNTLVPISFNKLNKENTPEETKKLFFHHLVNYNKEATTTSRDSYIDYLDRNHKNFTDHVFHYYFYLTKLDKNDTNKLLKDLFKVINKMYDKIQSSTKYKRIFNLNKFFMKEVQERVYFQKSGANTNTRGRKKRKKMYTNNYVQRREVDSPPSLEGKQRDETDEVDEVDEADEVDEADEADEVDESDEVDESDESDEVDEFNEDYYDYDEFLEQIRTQKRSSEKKSSWSSNKSRPESKDELAGPTPPDKGETSNVNPNEHNNDEL; encoded by the coding sequence atgaaaataacgAAAGTACTTTTTTGTTTGATATGTACTTTATATTTGGCATATGTAAAATGCAATACCATTAAGGATAAActatttagaaatataagaaataaaacaaagtttataatattaaacgAACCCATAGTCCATCTAACCTTCGGTGAACGTTTACTACATAGTCTAATATTCGATTTGGAGCTTGACACCAATTTGTATACTCTTGATGAGGAACTTCTCAACCTGCAAAATTTAAAGCACACTAGTATCTTTCACCTGTTAGCTGATACATACGAGCAAATAAAAGGGAAAGATGTAAACGGAGCATCAAATGGAGCATCAAATGGAGCATCAAATGGAGCAGCAAATGGAGCAGCAAATGGAGCAGCAAATGAAGCAGCAAACGGAGCAGCAAATGGAGCAGCAAATGGAGCAGCAAATGGAGCATCAAATGGAGCAGCAAATGGAGCAGCAAACGGTGTAAACAAAGGAAAGACCATTCGGTATATATACATCGGGACAGCTTACTCCCGCATACATCCACAGAACCTTGAGTTGTTCCTTCGAATGCTGGataagtacatatacaaTGAATCCATTTACAAAAAGGGAAACATACATGTTAAGGCGATACTGGAAGAATACAACAGACAAGTGAAAGAAAAAGTCGAAGAAAAGCAAAGAATGAATAATGTATTAAGTAAAAACAGCAATGGtaaaaataatcatttaaataatatagaagAGATGCTCCAAagagaaaagaaattttttttaaataacgaTGATAATGGTAGTGATAAGTATATCATTGAGAATGATACTTACAAGGGGTTACTTATCGGGTATGGGTTTAATGATAAAAACCCGTCTGTACTTCACAAcaatcatttaaataaagatTTTCTTTTCCCCTCTCTTAATAGTGGCATCATAATAGATTTAGTATTGTTGAAAAATGTTTATGACCATTTTCAAAAGTCGAAGGAGAAAGATGAACATTATTTCTCTTCTAATATACACCCTGATCCTATTTTCGAAATAACGAAATATGTTGATGAACATTTCAATGTACAGTTAACACACTTTGACAATTGCTGCTTGAGTGATGAGAGCAATGTGCACCTACTGGACAACGAAATGAGCGATTTTGAAATTTACAAACGCGATCAAATTTTGCATTTGTTTAAAGATAGCAAGGCAGAGGTATCTGGCACAAATTGGACCATACAGGGGGGGAAACAAGGCGGTGATAAGCTTAGCCAAGATACACGGAGCAATGATAAGCAGACCTCCAACGAACAATCCTCCAACGAACAATCCTCCAATGAACAATCCTCCAATGAACAATCCTCCAACGAACAATCCTCCAATGAACAATCCTCCAACGAACAATCCTCCAACGAACAATCCTCCAATGAACAATCCTCCAATGAACAATGCGAGGACGCGGTGGACGTGGTGCTCGGCTACTTCAACCTGTTTTACCCCGTGTCTACCTGTGTGAGTTACTCTATCAGATCAAAGAGGGAGTCGTTCGTCGATTTCGATAAATTCCACATGATGAGTATCGAAAACGATTTGAAGTTGAAACAGTATATGGTTGAAACAGAAGGAATAGAGTTCAAGTCGTTGGATGAGTACAAAATGAAGCTAAACagaataaataacaaatatgaTAAGTTATtagatgaaaatgaaaataatttaagttatcaaaatttattaataggGGTTAAAAcaagtataaatatagaaaacgATAGAATAccacatataaaaaatacatatgataataaagaaaataccAAAAAGATTTTCCagaattttaaatatgacagtaaattaaaagaagaaaaagcaGGAACACATGTACTTAATAtggaatatttaaaaagtgcATTTGACTCAGAGGATGTTCATATAGATGTAATATACATGTCAGATAAAGAGAGTTCTACATAtgatacattattatattacaacaAAGAAATTACTACAAAAGATGGATTATGTGAAAAGTTAAAGCAtatgatttattatttttatgaagagtatattgataaaaattcgagaaaaagatttttttttattgctgATGATGATACATttgtaaatacaaaaaatttagttGATGTAATTAACTTAACATTAAATGGATGTATTCATTCGAGGAAGTACATGTATGACAAGTATGTGAAAAGCTTTGAGTTTTTAAAAGACAGTGAAGCTTCTTTTCTTCAAAATTTTCCGAACAATAAATCATTGCgtttgtataattatataaaacgaAATTATTTAGAGACCATTATGCTGTTGAAAAAGTATGATTATATTCCGATATATTGCAAAAAAGGTAGTGGAGCAAACACAGGGGTAACATCCAACAGTGCATATGATGTTACTCCTATTTATCTGGGTAATcgttataattatttctcATCCGCGGATGAAGGCAAATTTCATTATGATTACTTAACAGGAGGTGCAGGAATATTAATGAACGATGAAGCGGTAAAAAGAATTTACTCTTGTAATAATTGCACTTGTCCTTTGAATAGTTCATATGCAGATGATATAATTTTAGGTGAATggatgaaaaatttaaatatattgccaataaattttgaaggattttttcaaaatagcccccatgaatataataaaatatatttaaatacacTCGTGCCAATAAgttttaacaaattaaataaagaaaacacACCTGAAGAAACAAAgaaattgttttttcatcatttagTAAACTACAATAAAGAAGCAACTACGACAAGTAGAGATTCCTATATAGACTACTTAGACagaaatcataaaaattttaccgACCATGTGTTTCACTATTACTTTTACCTTACCAAATTAGACAAAAACGATACCAATAAATTACTAAAAGATTTATTCAAAGTTATTAATAAGATGTATGATAAGATCCAATCAAGTACAAAATACAAGCGTATATTCAATTTGAACAAATTCTTTATGAAGGAAGTACAAGAAAGggtatattttcaaaaatcgGGGGCTAACACCAATACAAGGgggaggaaaaaaagaaaaaaaatgtatacaaataattaCGTTCAGAGGAGGGAGGTAGATTCACCACCCTCGTTGGAAGGAAAACAGAGAGATGAAACGGATGAAGTGGATGAAGTGGATGAAGCGGATGAAGTGGATGAAGCGGATGAAGCGGATGAGGTGGACGAATCGGATGAGGTGGACGAATCGGATGAATCGGATGAGGTGGACGAATTTAATGAAGATTATTATGACTATGATGAATTCTTAGAACAAATAAGGACTCAAAAAAGAAGTAGTGAAAAGAAGAGCAGCTGGTCATCAAATAAAAGCAGACCTGAAAGCAAGGACGAATTGGCTGGTCCAACTCCTCCTGACAAGGGAGAAACTTCAAATGTCAACCCAAATGAACACAACAATGATGAATTGTAA
- the PmUG01_08045900 gene encoding phosphoglycerate mutase, putative translates to MKGNCSYERNHPYSSNVNALALKKKKINNNINKDKNYQYNNYDRGTVKNGIYVNGSSEKKYAGNEEVQEGAEKGGEEKGGEEKGRAEKGGEEKGRAEKGGEEKGRAEKGGEEKGRAEKGRDKNYKFNRKKFSSTSYGDYGEYNYYTKENYNIEKYAKPNYYSNSYVDYSNGKGVGSISNNYGNYGNYNYGNYNYGRYNYGNYSSYNYGNYSHSNNNNNSNSMGGGSNNNGAEKANKVSYEYIASTDHNKGDDKKKQKKQKAHYSNNLINDIYYKTSHYLKKNRKYIQGILKKNYVIKIYIVRHMEALHNREVIENGNMSRDIIYKNSKFLDCKCSEEGIKMCEELRSDKNNKLYQDVIKLYNNSTKRNNSGNKSYNQKDNKKGIFEKNNNFVIISSPLKRCLETMKYFFNFKKNIIIYESVREMAGNYYSDERSKTSEIKKFCDKNFDDYELVCFGENDIIGADKFRESSDQIFCRCLQFLKLAHALSLNYFASIERGMQSKLSTKEGRSGSAVSHVSRVSGNGGGSTIDPQNKEGIQRNGQVTAEGASVKEHDLPRTDSDEHKKELNINVENDSSKKNNDREVDVCSDKRSKHEMIKNEKENKQKKVYNIVLVSHSSFILHFLALLDYLNLEERNFNNCDIRKITIPLTSIFLFFNNVINLQLVKPVCINTMPLSFKNKNKILKKTYKDKYIYTLNSYNDMDELTCLHACTVLIYQYDMLIKNENSRKYLDKIMNFIDCNNSHFQQQQQQQQQQQQQQQQQKLLHNCNNSTDVSFSNGIYKNYVQRDKQNLGRNLVIVDGSKYLTYSEDKGAWELNKKGFFVGQNVVVIVLPDVEPIPTRNDDTPIPGKNQGMDKCARGSYSNDRNGNENENRNGSSCSSNSRSSSRSGKANSSSSKKEKTPFLQNVIQIIDNYDSVNDLIRSKDFWLTLKDNIHKMNLYSLQEYLTKKYNRIVNTEMDDDNVCYIDLVACIRNTHFMEKHENKCDKYFKKLKERYDNNDSYLDLEKECKHINENLLNIIFPSDYAMNNCNDKGERKDTNERKSEMNYQNGENLQNEQHQIKRKFIYIPTEETHMKLKVKKDVLSTNAQTMSDMNKNFLQENIKVLKTLPLFVQNLNVEMFYRDNYFFFHCLHKFIKSKNKIEGLVILKLLTFLDLLKSFNINTSNKIVQKLNKLEHLIDNNTSTEGSKIINTYSCDKRGVLANNTLYYAEAARNYKPIQAMKGRKKGIVNDLNYLRYNLLTVAGGAENVYILNVLK, encoded by the exons atgaagggAAACTGTTCGTACGAGAGAAATCATCCTTACAGTTCTAATGTGAACGCACTcgcattaaaaaaaaaaaagataaataataatattaacaaagaCAAGAATTATCAGTACAATAATTATGACAGAGGTACAGTCAAAAATGGGATTTATGTAAACGGTTCGAGTGAAAAAAAGTATGCTGGGAATGAAGAAGTGCAAGAAGGAGCAGAAAAAGGAGGAGAAGAAAAAGGAGGagaagaaaaaggaagagCAGAAAAAGGAGGagaagaaaaaggaagagCAGAAAAAGGAGGagaagaaaaaggaagagCAGAAAAAGGAGGagaagaaaaaggaagagCAGAAAAAGGAAGAGATAAGAACTACAAGTTTAACAGGAAAAAATTTAGTAGTACTTCGTACGGTGATTACGGAGAATACAATTATTACACCAAGGAAAATTACAACattgaaaaatatgcaaaGCCGAACTATTATAGCAATTCTTATGTTGATTATTCGAACGGAAAAGGGGTGGGTAGCATTAGTAATAATTATGGAAATTATGGAAATTACAATTACGGAAATTACAATTACGGTAGGTACAATTACGGTAATTACAGTAGTTACAATTACGGAAATTACAGTcatagtaacaataacaataatagtaacagtatGGGAGGTGGTAGTAACAATAATGGTGCTGAAAAGGCTAACAAGGTCAGCTATGAATATATAGCTAGTACAGACCACAACAAAGGGGAtgataaaaagaaacaaaaaaaacaaaaagcgCATTACAgcaataatttaattaatgatatatattataaaacatctcattatttaaaaaaaaatagaaagtaCATACAAggaatacttaaaaaaaattatgtcataaaaatttatatagttAGACATATGGAAGCTTTACATAATAGAGAAGTTATAGAGAATGGAAATATGTCTAGggatataatttataagaattctaaatttttagATTGTAAATGTAGTGAGGAAGGAATAAAAATGTGTGAAGAGTTAAGAAGTGAcaagaataataaattatatcaagATGTTATtaagttatataataattccacgaaaagaaataatagtGGGAATAAATCTTATAATCagaaagataataaaaaaggaatttttgaaaaaaataataattttgttattatatctTCACCTCTTAAAAGATGTTTAGAAAcgatgaaatatttttttaattttaaaaaaaatattattatatatgaatcaGTACGTGAAATGGCAGGAAATTATTACAGTGATGAGAGATCAAAAACatcagaaataaaaaagttttgtgataaaaattttgacgACTATGAATTAGTTTGCTTTGGAGAAAATGATATTATCGGGGCAGATAAATTTAGAGAATCCTCTGATCAAATATTCTGTCGTTGTTTACAGTTTCTGAAGCTTGCTCATGCCTTGTCTCTGAACTATTTTGCGTCTATCGAAAGGGGCATGCAATCAAAACTTAGCACCAAAGAGGGACGCAGTGGGAGTGCCGTTAGTCATGTTAGCCGTGTTAGCGGCAATGGTGGTGGAAGTACGATCGACCCCCAGAATAAAGAGGGTATCCAACGGAACGGGCAAGTAACTGCAGAAGGGGCATCGGTAAAGGAACATGATCTACCTCGCACCGATTCAGATGAACACAAAAAGGAGCTGAACATAAACGTCGAAAATGATTCAAGTAAAAAGAACAACGATAGAGAGGTAGATGTATGCAGCGATAAAAGAAGCAAACATGAAATGataaagaatgaaaaagaaaacaagcaaaaaaaagtttacaaCATCGTGTTGGTTTCCCATAGCTCTTtcattcttcattttttagcCCTGTtagattatttaaatttagaagagagaaattttaataattgtgatataagaaaaattacaataCCCTTGacaagtatatttttattttttaacaatgtAATTAATTTACAGCTAGTTAAACCGGTATGTATAAATACCATGCCCTTAAGTTTTAAAAACaagaacaaaattttaaaaaaaacttataaagataaatatatttacacttTAAACAGCTACAACGATATGGATGAGCTCACGTGCTTACATGCCTGTACAGTCCTTATATATCAGTATGacatgttaataaaaaatgaaaacagtAGAAAGTATTTggataaaattatgaattttatcGACTGTAATAATAGTCATTTCCAACAGCagcaacaacaacaacaacagcaacaacaacaacaacaacaacaaaaacTGCTACATAACTGTAATAACAGTACCGATGTTAGTTTTTCGAAcggtatttataaaaactatGTACAAAGGGATAAACAGAACCTTGGAAGAAATTTAGTTATAGTAGATGGAAGCAAATACCTCACGTACTCAGAGGACAAAGGCGCTTGGGAGCTTAACAAGAAGGGGTTCTTTGTGGGGCAAAATGTAGTCGTAATAGTGCTCCCAGACGTCGAACCGATCCCTACAAGAAATGATGATACACCTATTCCTGGTAAGAACCAGGGGATGGATAAATGTGCAAGAGGTAGCTACAGTAATGACAGAAATGGTAATGAGAATGAAAATAGAAATGGAAGCAGCTGTAGCAGCAACAGCAGGAGTAGTAGTAGGAGCGGTAAAGCTAACAGTAGTAGTTCTAAGAAGGAAAAGACCCCCTTTTTGCAGAATGTAATTCAAATTATAGACAATTACGACAGTGTAAACGATTTGATTAGATCAAAAGACTTCTGGTTGACCTTAAAAGATAACATTCACAAAATGAATTTGTACTCTCTGCAAGAATatttaactaaaaaatataatcgAATTGTAAACACTGAGATGGATGATGATAATGTGTGCTATATCGATTTAGTTGCGTGCATTAGAAATACACATTTCATGgaaaaacatgaaaataagtgcgataaatatttcaaaaaattaaaagaaagatATGATAACAATGACTCTTATCTTGATTTAGAGAAAGAGTGTAAACATATTAATGAAAACttgttaaatataatattcccGTCTGACTATGCTATGAACAATTGTAATGATAAGGGGGAGCGAAAAGATACAAATGAGAGAAAAAGTGAAATGAACTACCAAAATGGGGAAAATCTACAAAATGAACAGCATCAGATTAAGaggaaatttatatatataccaacAGAAGAGACACACATGAAGCTGAAGGTGAAGAAGGATGTACTTAGTACAAATGCCCAAACTATGAGTGATATGAATAAGAACTTTTTGCAAGAGAATATTAAAGTGTTAAAAACCCTTCCACTATTTGTTCAAAACTTAAACGTCGAAATGTTTTATCGTGataattactttttctttcattgtttacataaattcattaaaagcaaaaataaaatagaaggCCTTGTAATATTAAAGTTACTTACATTTCTTGATCTTTTAAAATCATTTAACATTAATACatcaaataaaattgtaCAGAAACTTAACAAGTTGGAGCATCTAATTGATAATAACACAAGCACGGAGGGAagcaaaataattaatacataCTCATGTGATAAGAGAGGCGTCCTTGCAAATAACACATTGTACTATGCAGAGGCGGCCAGAAATTATAAACCTATCCAAGCGATGAAAG gTCGAAAAAAGGGAATAGTGAATGATCTTAACTACCTAAGGTACAACCTGTTGACAGTAGCTGGAGGGGCTGAAAATGTGTACATTTTAAATGTTCTCAAAtga